ACTATTGCATGAATTTCTCCAGATCTTAAAAGCATATTTATGTTTTTTAAAGCTTGTACTCCCGGAAACTTTTTAGACAAGTTTTGAACTTTTATTTCAAAAAATAATTCATCCATTAAAAACACTCCTAATTCACTTTTGATTATTTTTAACTAATTCTCTCATTCCGTTAGTCCAAGCTATGCCGCTATCTCCCCATGCCGGAACCAAATCTTTAGTTATAAATTCCCCATTTTCCAAATCAATTTCGCGTGCAACTTCTTGAGTGATTAAAGCTGGAGGAATTATAGCATATCTTGGTATTTCCTCATACTGATCATTGGCAGCTAAATATGCAATTCTCATAGCTACTCTTCCTATTTCTGAAGGGTCACATGCTGCGGTAGCTTTCCAGTTGCTATCTGGTGCAGCCATAAGAGAAAGGTCATATGAACTCACATCTACTCCATAAACAGGAATATTTTTATTGGCTTGTTTTATAGCATTTAAAGCTCCTATTGCAAGTTGATCATATGGTGCCCATATAGCATCAATCTCATTAGAATGAGCTCTTAAAACTGCATCCATAAGTGACATAGTACTTGAGATCACAGCAGAACCAAAAGTTGGAGCTATTTGTTCAATTACTTTAATTTTTGGATATCTTGCCAATATTAGCGGTAATATTTGCATTCTTCTCTCCAAAGGAGCCACTCCAGATAACGTCACTACTACAATATTTCCTTCACCTTTCAAATCCTGAGCCATTGCAGATAGACTTAAATATGCTAACATATAATCATCTTGGGAAATTTCTGAAGTCACTTCAGTATCAACAATAACATCGAAAATGATCACAGGTATCCCTAAACTCATAGCTCTCTGAATCCCTGGTTTTAATGCAGTTCCTTCACCGTGATCAATAAAAATTGCATCCGGACGCATTGTTATGGCATTGTCTAACATTTGAACTTGTTTGCTATTCGACATTTGAGCGTCTAACACCGTTAAATTAATTCCTAACAAATTTGCCATCTCACGTGCTCCAGAAACTAATTGAACCCAATGATCCCCGTAATTACCAAGTGCAACGTGAACAACTTTTACTTCTTTATCAACTGAAAAAACTAAAGTAGAAAAAGTTAATAAAAGAATCACAAATACCGTTAAAAATTTTACTGTGTTTTTCATACCCTACACCTCCACTGTGTGATTTTGAGTTACAAATTGTGAAATTTATATTTTTTAAGATTTTATTTTTCTTATATTAATTTCATATGGTTTGGTTAAAATACCTTTTTCTGTTACTATTGCGGTAATTAATTCATTTGGGGTGACATCGAAAGCAGGATTATAAATTTTTATTCCATCGGGAGCTATTTTTTGCCCATTAAATTCCATAACCTCTCTCGAATTTCTTTCTTCGATAGGGATTGTTTTTCCAGATTCACAAACAATATCTATTGTAGAAGTTGGAGCAGCTACATAAAACGGAATTCCATGTCTATGAGCTAAGACAGCAACTGAATATGTACCTATTTTATTGGCCACATCGCCGTTTCTTGCTATTCTATCCGCTCCTACTATTACGGCGTTTATTTTGCCTTGCTTCATTACCCACCCAGCCATATTATCACAAATTAACACCACTTCTATTCCAACCTGGTTTAATTCAAAAGCAGTTAATCTGGAACCTTGAAGATAAGGACGAGTTTCATCGGCATAAACTTTAATATTCCATCCTTTCTCTTTTGCTATATAAATAGGAGAAGTAGCTGTTCCATATTTAGAAGTTGCAAGAGCTCCAGCGTTACAATGGGTTAAAATGGTATCACCATCTTTTATAAGGCAATTATCTATAAAATAATTCCCTATTTTTATATTTCCTTCTTCATCTTCTCTAAAAATTTTACCTGCTTCTTCTTCAAGGATTTCCTTTTTTTGTTCAAATGGGATTAGTAATTTTTCGATCTCTTTAGCTTTTCCCAACATCCTATCCAGTGCCCAAAACAAATTGACAGCTGTAGGCCTCGCATCTTTTAAAATATTTACACTATTTTCTACATTTTTGATAAAACTTTCATTATTACTTAAATTATATAATCCAATTACTACCCCATAAGCAGCTGTTATTCCTATTAAGGGTGCACCTCTTAATTCCATATTTTTTATAGAATAGTAAATATCTCGTACGGTTTTTTTTGTCAAATATTCCACTTCATTTGGTAACTTCAATTGATTTAGTATCTTTAAAGTTTTATCGTTCTTATTCCATATTATAGGTTCAGTAATATTCATCCATTTCCCTCCAAATATAGCAATTGTCTTATGGTAATATACAAGTGTTATTAAAAATATAAGAATTTAAAAAATGATTGATCTTACGTAAGAAATTACATCTTCAACAACTTTAAACCTTTTCCTGTTCATCATCAATTGGGTAGCTAACTCCAAAATAATTATTTGAACTTTTGACCTTTCTTTTAAATCTTCAATTTCATCGACATCTATATTATGAGCTAATCCGTGCATTCTTCTTATCATTGCAGCAGCAGCGTAACCCATCATATCTTCAAAGAATTCTGAAAAATAGTGATCTAAAAAATTATTGTCTTTGAAACTTATGTCGTTAGTTTTTTCACCCCAAAGTTTAGAAAATTTATCTGTGAACTTTTTATATATATCTCCTATTGTTATTAACAAATATTCTCTATAATCTTCAACTTTTTCTTTAGAATATTCCTTGCCTTCCCATGAGACATAGTTAATAAGAAGGTTACCAATTAATAAACCAGGATCAAAAGCAGAAGGTCCAAAAAATGAAAATTCACTATCAAAAACTTTAGTATCATTTTTACTTACAAATATAGAACCGGTATGTAGGTCCCCATGTAGAAGACTTTCTGCTTTAGTCATGAATATATATTTCAGTTTAGAGGCTTCATTCCATAAATATTGCCTTTTCCAAAATTTATTTTCTAAATAAGATCTTAATTCAGGATTTATCTTATTTCGAGGTGAGTTATAATATGGGTCGGTAAATATTAAATCTTCGGTAATTTTGCATAAATCAGGATTTATGAATCTTCTCACCATTTCTTTTTTCTCAAGAGGATTTAAATAAAAATCTGAGGTATAAAAAATAGTATTAGCTAAAAAAGTAGAAATATGTTCTGAAAAATTAGGATATTTTTTCATTTGTAATGTTCCTTTTCTCATTACTTCCAATGTAGATAGATCCTCCATTATAAATAAAGCTAATTCATTATCAATGTAGTATATTTCAGGTACCAGACCAGGGGCTAGTTCTCCTTGCCTTTTCATTGCTTCGGCTTCTAATTTATTTCTATTTAATTGAAGTGGCCAATCACTACCAACAATTTTGACATATGGTAAAGCTTGCTTCAATATATATGATTTTCCGCTATCTCCTATTACTTTAAATACAAGATTTAAATTTCCGTCTCCTATTTCTTTAACTTGTAATTTCTCATTTTCTCCAAAAAAACCTTTTTCTTTTATATAGTTTTCTACCTCATTTTCCTTTAAAGACCTATAACTCATTCTATTATCCTCCCTTAAATCAGATAAGTAAGATATCTAATATATTCAACAGACGTTAGTCAACTAAAGTTAGACGACTAATTTATTTCGATTTTACTCTTTTTTACATTTTTAGTCAAGTTTAATTATAGACGATTATGACTAATTAAGAACAATTAATATTGATTATTATTAAAAATCTTTTAATTTCTTATAAAATAAAGACAATTTAAAAAATTAATGGATCTACTACAATTTCTTTTTCATCTGTACTCATTT
This window of the Petrotoga sp. 9PW.55.5.1 genome carries:
- the mtnK gene encoding S-methyl-5-thioribose kinase; protein product: MSYRSLKENEVENYIKEKGFFGENEKLQVKEIGDGNLNLVFKVIGDSGKSYILKQALPYVKIVGSDWPLQLNRNKLEAEAMKRQGELAPGLVPEIYYIDNELALFIMEDLSTLEVMRKGTLQMKKYPNFSEHISTFLANTIFYTSDFYLNPLEKKEMVRRFINPDLCKITEDLIFTDPYYNSPRNKINPELRSYLENKFWKRQYLWNEASKLKYIFMTKAESLLHGDLHTGSIFVSKNDTKVFDSEFSFFGPSAFDPGLLIGNLLINYVSWEGKEYSKEKVEDYREYLLITIGDIYKKFTDKFSKLWGEKTNDISFKDNNFLDHYFSEFFEDMMGYAAAAMIRRMHGLAHNIDVDEIEDLKERSKVQIIILELATQLMMNRKRFKVVEDVISYVRSIIF
- a CDS encoding substrate-binding domain-containing protein, with the protein product MKNTVKFLTVFVILLLTFSTLVFSVDKEVKVVHVALGNYGDHWVQLVSGAREMANLLGINLTVLDAQMSNSKQVQMLDNAITMRPDAIFIDHGEGTALKPGIQRAMSLGIPVIIFDVIVDTEVTSEISQDDYMLAYLSLSAMAQDLKGEGNIVVVTLSGVAPLERRMQILPLILARYPKIKVIEQIAPTFGSAVISSTMSLMDAVLRAHSNEIDAIWAPYDQLAIGALNAIKQANKNIPVYGVDVSSYDLSLMAAPDSNWKATAACDPSEIGRVAMRIAYLAANDQYEEIPRYAIIPPALITQEVAREIDLENGEFITKDLVPAWGDSGIAWTNGMRELVKNNQK
- the mtnA gene encoding S-methyl-5-thioribose-1-phosphate isomerase, whose amino-acid sequence is MNITEPIIWNKNDKTLKILNQLKLPNEVEYLTKKTVRDIYYSIKNMELRGAPLIGITAAYGVVIGLYNLSNNESFIKNVENSVNILKDARPTAVNLFWALDRMLGKAKEIEKLLIPFEQKKEILEEEAGKIFREDEEGNIKIGNYFIDNCLIKDGDTILTHCNAGALATSKYGTATSPIYIAKEKGWNIKVYADETRPYLQGSRLTAFELNQVGIEVVLICDNMAGWVMKQGKINAVIVGADRIARNGDVANKIGTYSVAVLAHRHGIPFYVAAPTSTIDIVCESGKTIPIEERNSREVMEFNGQKIAPDGIKIYNPAFDVTPNELITAIVTEKGILTKPYEINIRKIKS